A stretch of the Ensifer sp. PDNC004 genome encodes the following:
- a CDS encoding ABC transporter ATP-binding protein, with protein sequence MTAPLLQVKAVETYYGNIRALSGVDVEVHRGEIVCLIGANGAGKSTLMMTICGSPQARTGSVFFEGQDITRMPTHEIARLRIAQSPEGRRIFPRMTVFENLQMGASLDNLKHFDQDVEKVFALFPRLKERQAQRGGTLSGGEQQMLSIGRALMARPKLLLLDEPSLGLAPLIVKGIFEAIKKLNKEEGLTVFLVEQNAFGALKLSDRGYVMVNGRVTMSGSGKELLANPEVRAAYLEGGRH encoded by the coding sequence ATGACGGCGCCTCTTCTCCAAGTCAAAGCCGTCGAGACCTACTACGGCAACATCCGCGCGCTCAGCGGGGTCGATGTCGAAGTTCACCGCGGTGAAATCGTCTGCCTGATCGGTGCCAACGGTGCCGGCAAGTCGACGCTGATGATGACCATCTGCGGCAGCCCGCAGGCGCGTACCGGTTCGGTCTTCTTCGAAGGCCAGGACATCACCCGCATGCCGACGCACGAGATCGCCCGGCTGCGCATCGCGCAGTCGCCCGAGGGTCGACGCATCTTCCCGCGCATGACGGTGTTTGAAAACCTGCAGATGGGCGCCAGCCTCGACAACCTGAAGCACTTTGACCAGGACGTGGAAAAGGTGTTCGCGCTTTTCCCGCGCCTGAAGGAGCGCCAGGCGCAGCGCGGCGGCACGCTTTCGGGCGGTGAGCAGCAAATGCTGTCGATCGGCCGCGCGCTGATGGCCCGTCCGAAGTTGTTGCTTCTCGACGAGCCGTCGCTCGGTCTTGCGCCGCTGATCGTCAAGGGCATCTTCGAAGCGATCAAGAAACTCAACAAGGAGGAAGGCCTGACCGTCTTCCTCGTGGAACAGAACGCCTTCGGCGCGCTCAAGCTTTCCGACCGCGGCTACGTGATGGTCAACGGCCGGGTGACGATGAGCGGTTCCGGCAAGGAACTGCTCGCCAATCCGGAAGTGCGCGCGGCCTATCTCGAAGGCGGCCGTCATTGA
- a CDS encoding ABC transporter ATP-binding protein encodes MARETTTMTKDPILKVEHLSMRFGGLMAINDFSFEAYRGDITALIGPNGAGKTTVFNCITGFYKPTMGMITMKQKAGKEYLLERLPDFEITKLAKVARTFQNIRMFSGLTVLENLLVAQHNKLMQASGYTFLGLLGFPAYRQASREAIDLAKHWLEKASLIDRADDPAGDLSYGAQRRLEIARAMCTGPELLCLDEPAAGLNPRESLALNELLKSIRADTGTSILLIEHDMSVVMEISDHVVVLEYGQKISDGTPDFVKNDPRVIAAYLGVEDEEVEEVIEQIEEIEGGQGGTN; translated from the coding sequence ATGGCCCGCGAGACGACGACAATGACAAAAGACCCCATTCTCAAGGTTGAGCACCTGTCGATGCGCTTCGGCGGTCTCATGGCCATCAACGACTTCTCCTTCGAAGCCTATCGCGGTGACATCACCGCGCTGATCGGCCCGAACGGAGCGGGCAAGACAACGGTGTTCAACTGCATCACCGGCTTCTACAAGCCGACGATGGGCATGATCACGATGAAGCAGAAGGCCGGCAAGGAATACCTGCTGGAACGTCTGCCGGACTTCGAGATCACCAAGCTCGCCAAGGTGGCGCGTACCTTCCAGAATATCCGGATGTTCTCCGGTCTGACGGTGCTCGAAAACCTGCTCGTCGCGCAGCACAACAAGCTGATGCAGGCATCCGGCTACACGTTCCTCGGCCTGCTCGGTTTCCCGGCCTACCGCCAGGCATCGCGCGAGGCGATCGACCTTGCCAAGCACTGGCTGGAAAAGGCGTCGCTGATCGACCGTGCGGACGATCCGGCCGGTGACCTCTCCTACGGCGCCCAGCGCCGTCTCGAGATTGCCCGCGCCATGTGCACGGGTCCGGAACTGCTTTGCCTGGACGAGCCGGCCGCCGGTCTCAATCCGCGCGAGTCTCTGGCGCTCAACGAACTGCTGAAAAGCATTCGCGCCGATACCGGCACGTCGATCCTGCTGATCGAACACGACATGTCCGTGGTCATGGAGATCTCCGACCACGTGGTGGTCCTGGAGTACGGACAGAAGATTTCCGACGGCACCCCGGATTTCGTGAAGAACGATCCGAGGGTCATTGCGGCCTATCTGGGTGTCGAGGATGAAGAGGTTGAAGAGGTGATCGAACAAATCGAGGAAATCGAAGGCGGGCAGGGGGGCACCAACTGA
- a CDS encoding DUF6867 family protein, producing MQGILYEEASVWQFLFISCVLGGWTAWRTGKSVAEGWEELPRLLLYVALLGVGIRFVHHALFEGTMFSLHYYIVDTIVLLLFATAGFRYYRTKQMTNNYYWLYEKASPFSWKAK from the coding sequence ATGCAGGGAATTCTCTACGAAGAAGCGTCGGTCTGGCAGTTTCTGTTCATAAGCTGCGTCCTTGGCGGCTGGACGGCCTGGCGCACCGGCAAGAGCGTCGCCGAAGGCTGGGAGGAGCTTCCGCGCCTCCTTCTCTACGTGGCGTTGCTGGGGGTTGGCATCCGGTTCGTCCATCACGCTCTGTTCGAGGGCACGATGTTCAGCCTGCACTACTATATCGTGGACACGATCGTGCTTTTGTTGTTTGCTACCGCAGGTTTCCGATACTACCGGACCAAGCAAATGACCAATAACTACTATTGGCTCTATGAGAAGGCTTCGCCTTTCTCCTGGAAAGCCAAATAA
- a CDS encoding branched-chain amino acid ABC transporter permease, with translation MEYFVQQLVNGLTLGSIYGMIAIGYTMVYGIIGMINFAHGDIFMLGGFAALIVFLILTTFIGGVPVVLALLLMMVVGMLTAGLWNWTIEKVAYRPLRGSFRLAPLITAIGMSIALSNFIQVTQGPRNKPIPPLVSSVYEVFGITISLKQIIIIVITAALLSIFWYIVNKTPLGRAQRATEQDRKMAALLGVDVDRTISVTFIMGAALAAVAGTMYLMYYGVVVFTDGFVPGVKAFTAAVLGGIGSLPGAVLGGLLIGLIESLWSAYFTIDYKDVATFSILAIVLIFKPSGILGRPEVEKV, from the coding sequence ATGGAGTATTTCGTCCAGCAGCTCGTCAACGGGCTGACTCTTGGGTCTATTTATGGTATGATCGCTATTGGTTATACCATGGTCTACGGCATCATTGGCATGATCAACTTCGCCCACGGCGATATTTTCATGCTCGGCGGCTTTGCTGCTTTGATTGTCTTTCTTATTCTCACAACATTTATCGGGGGCGTCCCGGTTGTACTTGCTCTCCTGCTGATGATGGTCGTCGGCATGTTGACCGCAGGTCTCTGGAACTGGACGATCGAGAAGGTGGCCTATCGGCCGCTGCGCGGTTCGTTCCGGCTTGCGCCGCTGATCACCGCAATCGGCATGTCGATTGCGCTGTCGAACTTCATCCAGGTGACGCAGGGTCCGCGCAACAAGCCGATCCCGCCGCTGGTCTCCTCGGTCTACGAGGTCTTCGGCATCACCATCTCGCTGAAGCAGATCATCATCATCGTCATCACGGCGGCTCTGCTTTCGATCTTCTGGTACATCGTCAACAAGACGCCGCTCGGCCGCGCCCAGCGCGCGACCGAACAGGACCGCAAGATGGCGGCGCTGCTCGGTGTTGACGTCGACCGCACCATCTCGGTGACCTTCATCATGGGTGCAGCACTCGCTGCCGTCGCCGGCACGATGTATCTGATGTATTATGGCGTCGTCGTCTTCACCGACGGTTTCGTGCCTGGCGTCAAAGCGTTCACCGCGGCCGTTCTCGGCGGCATCGGATCGCTGCCGGGCGCCGTTCTCGGCGGACTGTTGATCGGGCTCATCGAGTCCCTCTGGTCAGCCTATTTCACCATCGACTACAAGGACGTCGCGACCTTCTCCATTCTCGCAATCGTCCTGATCTTCAAGCCGTCTGGCATTCTCGGACGACCGGAAGTCGAGAAGGTATAA
- the livM gene encoding high-affinity branched-chain amino acid ABC transporter permease LivM yields MANIASTTASAGTDVTARALREAVFAGLISLGLFVLFVGLKSDQNIRNELILNQRWGLLAIFVIVAAVGRFLMVAYVQPAMARRKAAKAEAEDAVKEETFFTRHFSKLAIAFLLVYPPLVVAIFGIQGSLKWVDNFGIQILIYVMLAWGLNIVVGLAGLLDLGYVAFYAVGAYSYALLSTYFGLSFWVLLPVAGILAAFWGMILGFPVLRLRGDYLAIVTLAFGEIIRLVLINWTEVTKGTFGVSGIAKATLFGIKFDASKDGFAAMMGLPMSSAYYKIFLFYLILALALLTAYVTIRLRRMPIGRAWEALREDEIACRSLGINTVTTKLTAFATGAMFGGIAGSFFAVRQGFVSPESFVFLESAVILAIVVLGGMGSLTGIAVAAAVMIGGTEILRELSFLKMVFGPDFTPELYRMLIFGLAMVVVMVWKPRGFVGSREPTAFLHERKAVSGSFTKEGHG; encoded by the coding sequence ATGGCAAACATTGCTTCTACGACTGCAAGCGCCGGCACTGACGTGACGGCGCGGGCCCTGCGCGAGGCTGTCTTCGCGGGCCTGATTTCGCTCGGTCTTTTCGTGCTGTTCGTCGGTCTCAAATCCGACCAGAACATCCGCAACGAGCTGATCCTCAACCAGCGCTGGGGCCTGCTGGCGATCTTCGTGATCGTCGCTGCCGTCGGCCGCTTCCTGATGGTCGCCTATGTCCAACCGGCTATGGCTCGGCGCAAGGCCGCCAAGGCCGAAGCCGAGGATGCGGTGAAGGAGGAGACCTTCTTCACCCGCCACTTCTCCAAGCTCGCGATCGCGTTCCTGCTCGTCTATCCGCCGCTCGTCGTCGCGATCTTCGGCATCCAGGGCTCGCTCAAGTGGGTCGACAATTTCGGCATCCAGATCCTGATCTACGTGATGCTGGCCTGGGGGCTGAACATCGTCGTCGGCCTCGCCGGCCTGCTGGACCTGGGTTATGTCGCCTTCTACGCGGTCGGGGCCTATTCCTACGCCCTGCTGTCGACCTATTTCGGGCTGTCGTTCTGGGTTCTTCTTCCGGTCGCCGGCATCCTTGCCGCCTTCTGGGGCATGATCCTCGGCTTCCCGGTTCTGCGTCTGCGCGGCGACTATCTGGCGATCGTCACGCTCGCCTTCGGTGAAATCATCCGATTGGTGCTGATCAACTGGACGGAAGTGACGAAGGGTACCTTCGGCGTCTCCGGCATCGCCAAGGCAACGCTGTTCGGCATCAAGTTCGATGCCTCGAAGGATGGCTTTGCCGCGATGATGGGCCTGCCGATGTCCTCGGCCTATTACAAAATCTTCTTGTTCTATCTGATCCTGGCGCTTGCCTTGCTCACGGCTTACGTGACGATCCGGCTGCGTCGCATGCCGATCGGCCGCGCCTGGGAAGCGCTGCGCGAGGACGAGATCGCCTGCCGCTCGCTCGGCATCAACACCGTGACGACCAAGCTTACCGCCTTTGCGACGGGCGCCATGTTCGGCGGTATCGCCGGCTCGTTCTTCGCCGTGCGCCAGGGCTTCGTATCGCCTGAATCTTTCGTCTTCCTGGAATCTGCGGTCATTCTCGCGATCGTGGTTCTCGGCGGCATGGGCTCGCTCACCGGCATCGCTGTCGCTGCGGCCGTGATGATCGGCGGCACCGAAATCCTGCGTGAACTCTCCTTCCTGAAGATGGTCTTCGGACCGGACTTCACACCTGAACTCTACCGTATGCTGATCTTTGGCCTGGCCATGGTCGTCGTCATGGTCTGGAAGCCGCGCGGCTTCGTCGGATCACGCGAACCGACAGCCTTCTTGCATGAACGCAAGGCAGTCTCCGGCAGCTTCACCAAGGAAGGGCACGGTTGA
- a CDS encoding branched-chain amino acid ABC transporter substrate-binding protein: protein MKKSLLSAVALTAMVAFSGSAWADILVGVAGPLTGPNAAFGAQLQKGAEQAAADINAAGGINGEQIKVVLGDDVSDAKQGVSVANKFVADGVKFVVGHFNSGVSIPASEVYAENGILQVTPASTNPQFTERGLWNTFRTCGRDDQQGAVAGAYLAANFKDAKIAVIHDKTPYGQGLADETKKSMNEAGLTEALYEGINTGDKDFSALIAKMKEAGVSIVYYGGLHTEAGLIMRQMKDQGLKATLMSGDGIVSNELASIAGDAVDGTLMTFAPDPRKNPAAKDLVEKFRAAGFEPEAYTLYAYAALQVIAEAAKASGGNDPQAVAEAIKAKGPFKTAIGELGYDEKGDITRPDYVMYTWKKGDDGKYNYFQNE from the coding sequence ATGAAAAAGTCTCTTCTGTCGGCGGTCGCGCTGACGGCTATGGTTGCCTTCAGCGGCAGCGCCTGGGCTGATATTCTCGTTGGTGTCGCCGGCCCGCTGACTGGCCCGAACGCCGCTTTCGGTGCACAGCTCCAGAAAGGTGCAGAGCAGGCCGCCGCTGACATCAACGCTGCCGGCGGTATCAATGGGGAACAGATCAAGGTTGTGCTCGGCGACGACGTTTCGGACGCCAAGCAGGGCGTTTCGGTCGCCAACAAGTTCGTTGCTGACGGTGTGAAGTTCGTTGTCGGTCACTTCAACTCGGGCGTGTCCATCCCGGCTTCTGAAGTTTACGCCGAAAACGGCATCCTGCAGGTAACGCCGGCCTCCACCAACCCGCAGTTCACCGAGCGCGGTCTCTGGAACACGTTCCGTACCTGCGGCCGTGACGACCAGCAGGGTGCAGTTGCCGGTGCCTACCTCGCCGCAAACTTCAAGGACGCGAAGATCGCCGTCATTCACGACAAGACCCCCTATGGTCAGGGCCTTGCCGACGAAACCAAGAAGTCGATGAACGAAGCCGGCCTCACCGAAGCCCTCTATGAAGGCATCAACACCGGCGACAAGGACTTCTCGGCGCTCATTGCCAAGATGAAGGAAGCTGGCGTTTCGATCGTTTACTACGGCGGTCTGCACACCGAAGCCGGCCTGATCATGCGCCAGATGAAGGACCAGGGCCTCAAAGCTACCCTGATGTCGGGCGATGGTATCGTTTCGAACGAACTGGCTTCGATCGCCGGCGACGCCGTTGACGGCACGCTGATGACGTTCGCTCCCGATCCGCGCAAGAACCCGGCTGCCAAGGACCTCGTCGAGAAGTTCCGCGCTGCCGGCTTCGAACCGGAAGCCTACACGCTCTACGCCTACGCCGCTCTCCAGGTCATCGCCGAAGCTGCCAAGGCTTCCGGCGGCAACGACCCGCAGGCAGTTGCCGAAGCCATCAAGGCAAAGGGTCCGTTCAAGACCGCAATCGGCGAACTCGGCTATGACGAAAAGGGCGACA